DNA from Strix aluco isolate bStrAlu1 chromosome 2, bStrAlu1.hap1, whole genome shotgun sequence:
TGGTATGGAGGGTGTCCAGAGGCCCTCATAAGAGATAAGAAACAGTAGCTACTTTGCTCTGGGTTCCCCCTCCTTTTTCATGTGTATGTATTCTCCATACAGTCCTTACTAAATACTTCCCAGACTGCTTTCACTTTCTGCATGGAAAACTCAGTGTCTGGTATCTTCTGATCTCTGCCCTTCTACTTACTCCAGAGTCATGCGTGATATCACATCAAATGTAATCAGACCAGCCTGGTCAAAATTCTCCTTGTAACGGCTCATCTTGATGGCATCCAACCACTCATGGGCATTGCTGAGTGAAGGGAAATCTGGAGGACAGTTGCTCAGGAGAGGCTGAGATGGTCTGCAAAAGAGGCAGGTTCTAAAACCCCAAGTTATCAACATCAGCTGACCAGACTAGTAACATATGAGAGGGAGAGAATGCAACCTCTGAAGAGCACAGAATGGAGAACAATGATATTTGTTCTTCATGCCCTGATTACTAAAGTCCCACCTTGATGCCCTGTTTCTAGACTACCTGTGTTCCCTTTTCTGCCTGAAAACAACCAATCTAACCCAAGAAATTGATCCTTCCTTCCCATTTCATACTCCCTCAGGCACATTCTCTTCTTGTTGCCTCAGATCTTTCCACACTTTCTGGGTCTAGATCTATTAGCTGGGCAAAGAGTTGCAGTGAGGAGGTTTTTGAGGCAGACATGAGACCTTATACCTTTTTACCTTTGTGACTAGCTCTCCCTCTCCTACATGCACTCCTTGGATGAGAAAGTAACCTATGAGATGAAGAGTGTGTTGTTTCAGCTCCAACACCCATCAGATAAGAGCACAGCAGTAAAAGGCCGAAGAAATTACTGTTTATACGTGACATTTGCTATTTTCCCCGTCATCTGAATCTGTCTCAAATCTGTAACTCTCTTCATGTGTTGTTTTCAGTAAACTGGGCATGACTAGGcaccttcccctcccccagcTGTGAAGTACATTACACTGAGACGACGTTTATAACCATGGAGAAAACCCTCCAGGCCAGCAGGATGTAATTCAGTCATGAGCCCAACAGCCATCTAATCTTGGTGCCATTTACGCCCCTACAGATCTCTCCTTTGCTGACCTCTGGTTCCATCAGGCTGCAAAATGCAGTTGGGAAAATATGGGATGCCTTGCAGTTCTAATTAGTCTTACCTACGGACCTCCGTCCCTCCATAAGCTAAAGTCTTCTCTTCATCACCTCTTGTGTTCACACAGTATTGTGCGATCACAGAGTATCTTGTGTAGCTGCACCCAGATGTGTCCCTCCCTTCATTCCCTAAGATCCTTCACTCATTCATCCTCACATTCAGCACTCACAACACCTCGTCACCCATTAAGTGAATCAGGATATACAGTTCTTTCAATGctctccctcattttttttttccttcctatttgtTCCCAGTCTCAGGTGAGAGGGTTGAAAAAAACATTGTATAGTCTGCtttactgctttcttttcctcatgaTGCCTACTGAGAGACAAGCCCTATTATTTTGCACTAAATTCTCATCTCACCTGCTGCTCCCAGTGCCTGTGGCTTTGAGGGCAGATGGCTTGCGGATCATTTTATCTAGGGCACTGACTATTTGCTCAAATTTGGGTCTCTGGACCCGCTCCTTCTGCCAACAGTCCAGCATCAGCAAGTGCAAAACAGTTGGGCAGTCTGGGGGTGGTGGCAGGCGATAGTCCTGGTCAATGGCATTAATTACCTGCaggaaaagaagaacaaagcTTTATCACAGCtgggaaaataaaagacaaacaagCTTCAATCAACTGGTGATGTATGACTTTCTTCCACTTGAATTGATACAGGACAGAGACAGGTGTACATTCTCACCACTTCTAAAACTTACATCCTGATTAGACATGTCCCAGTAAGGCCTCTCACCATAGGACATGACCTCCCACATGACAATGCCATAGCTCCAGACATCACTGGAGGAAGTGAACTTGCGATACTGGACAGCTTCAGGGGCAGTCCAACGGATGGGGATTTTGCAGCCCTAGAAAGCAGTCAGAGAGCAACCAGAATGTTAAAAGGTAAGGACTATTTGTGAAAATGACATCACTGAAGTGATCAGTTGCCAGCAGCATGACACAACTCTGAGCATGGGGTGCCAGTCCAGTTGATGTTGTTTTGTAGACATTGTCGGTTTAAATTCAAACCATGTTCAAGGTTTCCACCTTGTTCTACTAACAAATATAGATGAAAAAACAGAACCATGCCTCCTTGCTGCTACAAATCCTATTATGTATTTTAACTTTTATAGCTCTTCTCTGCAGCATTTGAGAGGTGGCAGATAGTAAAATCCTCCCGAAAGTCACAATCATTTGAAAACGTAAAGCCATTTAAACAATCCCAACCTGCAACACCAAGAATAGATATACTGAGTGGCTAGCATTAACTCCTTGAACTCTCTGACTGCAGGCTTGACCTGCCAGACAAAATATCATTCAGGTGCTGGTTCTTCAAAACACATGCATCTAAaagttgtttcatttttcagtgactGAATTCTTGTTCTCCCACCACTTCTACAGTATGTACAACAGGTGTCAGAACTTCATACAGGCAATAAGTTCATTTGATGGTTGGTTGTAAGCCCATAAATATACTTATGCCAGTTatattttctgtaggaaaaaaataactcttTCCTCAAAGGGTGGTAGTACTGGATTTCAGTCTCTCCTTCAGTCCTTTATATTTCCTGTAAGAAGCTAATGAAAGGGGAAAGATAACACCTACATCAGGTTATGAGGTTCATCCTATTCACCATCACTCCACAAAGAACATCACTGAGACTCCATATCATATAGCAGAGTGGATCAGatattcagttatttttgttttttgctgGTTTGGAACAGATGTCCACAAGATAGAAGGCTCTACCCCACTGGTCTCCCTATCTCAAGATGGACTAAAAAGGGTACACCAAATAAAGGAcgaacacaggaaaaaattatagCTGGCAGCACTGCAGTAACTCACTCCATAGCAGTAACTCACCGGAGCTCCAGTATAGGTGGGATTTGAAGCATCATCCTCCAGAAAGCGGGACAAACCGAAGTCTGACACCTTGCATACAAGGTTACTGTTGACTAAGATGTTACGTGCTGCCAGGTCACGATGTACATAGTTCATGTCTGAAAGGTAGTGCATGCCAGCTGCAATCCCCCGTAGCATTCCCACCAGCTGTAACACACTGAACTGTCCCTCCTTCTGCTGCAAGTGAGGAGGCAAACAGGCTTTTATGACTACAGACCATGAAGCCAACAGGGAAGACTAACAAAGAGCAAGGTAACAAGGTGGAGTTATGAAGTTAGAGAATATACATCTTAACTTCAGCCAAAATCTGAAGGTTCAGGGACAGCAAATAAGAAAGGAGGGTGGGCTTAAAGCAATCTCAAATGAAGTCAGACACTGGTGatctttttctgaagacaaatCTCACCTTGTGGCCATATCCTCCTTCAGCATCCCACGCCTAGTCTCATTAACTCCTAAAATGTCTAAATGAATGGGAGCAATCAAATCTGCTCTTACTGTTTTAAGATCTTTACAATGGGTTCTATGCAATTCTACTCAATGGGTTCATGTGCTATTCAGAATGTACCTGCCAAAGCATTTGTTGTTGAATTAGCATAtgaatcagttaaaaaaaaaaaagaaatgaagcatctatactacaaaaatatctgtatttatgtTTCATTACTAGAAAAAACACTGGAAACTGAGTCCAAAAATAACTACAAGTTTCATTACTTTATTACAATGTCGAAACTTGAAAACATTCAGTGGAATGAAGTCTGAAAAACATTATTAGAAAGGCAAACTTTGGAGCATGCACATAAGTAACTGGAAGGCTGTGTACAAAGATAAACAATTTAGGACTGTTTACCATTAATTATTTGAGCTGGAGAAGTCtaaaataatgaagacattttaTATGATGAGTGAGCTTTTGGAATATTTTCACCATATTGGTCCAAATCCACTTACTCTGGTAATTTGCTATTATTTCTATTGCACCTGAAGAGGGCAACTGAGGACTTATAGAGACAGGAGTGAAGAGGAAGGACAGGCAAAATTATCAGATCTGAGACTGGCACACAGCAAGACGAAGAGGTAACAGTTGTGGGAGACTCTGGTTGTGGTACCCTGAGGAAGGAATCCAGTGATCCATTCTCCATGAACTCTGTGACAATCATGACTGGTCGGCTCTTGGTGACCACACCCTCCAGATGGATGACATTGGGATGCTCAAATTGCCCCATGATGCTGGCCTCACTCAGGAACTCCCGCCGCTGCTCCTCTGTGTAACCTGACTTCAGGGTCTTAATAGCTACTGTGTATTCACGCTTCCCTGGGTGTTTTAGGCGCCCAAAGCACACCTCTCCAAACTCTCCTGTCAGGGAGGGAAGAAACACATCTCAAGTAAGGAAACACAGCAAAGAATTTTAGTCAGGTGCACTAAGACATACTACTGTGGAAGACTCCAGGCACTGCTTGGAAATAGGGTTACTAGGACTGTTTGGATTAAGGTAAAGTTCTTGGCGAAGGCTCAGGTTGGACACTACATCTTCAGGGTTCAAATGAGGAGCTCTGAGTCTTCAAAGGGTGTTTTAAAGTTGGTTTGGAGCCATCATCTAAGGGTCAGCAGATTAAGATGAATTTTGCTAAAAATGAAGGTTAGCTATCCTGAGGCACTTGATATACCATGGTTGGGTCCATTTCAGGCCAGTAGTGTGCCAGGTTTCATGGTGAACAAGAAGGCACTTAATCTGCAGATTCTCATACTACCTGATCCAATGACCTCCTCAATCTTGATGAAGGACACATCAATCTCCTTGGCAAATTCTCTAATAGCTTCATTGGGATCTTCATAGGTTGAAGGATCAATGTAATACTTCACTCCAAGTCCTGCAGTGGAGGAGACAGGCCAAAACATCACCAGAATCAAACCCTGAGAGACACAGGTGTTAATGAGTCCTGAAAACAGACAGGCCCTTGCCATCTGTTGCTTAAGAACTCTTACCTCGTGAACTGATATACTGCTGCAGGCGGTCTGTATATGGAGTCTCTCGCCTTTTACTGCAGGATATAAAGGAAAGGTAAGTTAAAACACACACAAGTCTCTCATAGGATGTTGGGATAGGCTTTTCAATGCAAGACTCAGAGAATCCTTGAATTTAGGGATAGAATACGGGCATTAAGATCCTGCCCAACTCTTGGCAACCAGTGCACGCTTGTCTTCTATGTGCTAGTTTTTACACCACTGTTTGAATCCCCACTTTAGATATGACAAATGATAGAGCCTCCAGCcttaccctgaaaaaaaaaaaaattacagtttaacATTACTGTCCTGGAAGTTTTCTTGGTATTCAGgataaatttgcattttaatttcatttaattacaacaaattattcttttcaaCACTAATCTAAGCCATCTTCTGTGATGCCTTTTAAGTTCTTCAAAAACATTCTAAGAATTATTTACTCTAATGTTTAATTTGTATAAATTTCCGCCAAAGGTTAAATCATCTTTAACTTCCCTCCTGGTCTCTTAACAGCATTTACTTTTGACTATTCATTTCGTAAGTATGGTACCCAAAACCAGCCACACAGAGCCAGAAGGACAGAAATCTGTTCCATGATGTGATTTTTGAATGTGCAGATCAAAACAGGTGTGGactttattattataatatttattgCATACATGCATCTAATTTCCAGTAAACATAGGTCCTTCTCAGCATAGGCATTTCTCAGAATTCATTCTCCTCTTAAACGTGTGTGGTTCAAGCAATTTTTCCCCATATGATCTGTTTTTTTTAGAAGTTTCATCCTATTCTTGGTTTGCTCTaaacatattttccattttcaagttACTTCCTTTGTTCCCACAGTGTTCataatttttttgcaaaaaatgTACAATTCATTCTTTTCTAAATCATATTAATTAGACTAGATTGTAAATCAAACTCTGTGGTAGCCTGTAGTATCCCTGCTATGTGCATGGATTTGTGtcaactgtggtggtttagcccctgccggggtgtcgagcgcggtgcactcgtggttttgtacatcgtgctttccactgctgtatttggtagctattttgctctgttcattgctatcactattactgttattgttattgttgttgtttgttgtgttgctattgcactgttgtattaaacctttccttatttcagtctcggggctttgtatttcactccctttgtgggggaggggcagcggccgcgtggtctcagaccccggcaggggctaaaccaccacagtcaacTCATATGCTTTGCTGTTTCAGCACAAGACCTTCTAGCTGCTGATTCAATTAGCATCTGAAGACAGAGTATCATGAAACATTATGTTACTTTACTAACATAACTAATTCTGTCATTCTAACAGGTAACTTTGTGTATTACTTGTCAGGCTTACTTCTTTAAATTCTGCTAAGATTGCAAAACCACAGATAGTTCTACCTTCAAAATCTGTTCTGTGGTAGAAAGAAAGTGGCTTTACTGGAGGCCTACACCTAAGAGCTCTAACTCTGCTGTTGCATCTTAAAGTCAGGTCTAcattaatggggttttttttataggtTATCTGACATACTAATGGTCTTCcatcattaaaaagaaacccaaTTAGCTAAAACAGGTGTTTCACATTGTATATTGCCTGGAAAATGTGAAACCAAGTTAAAATTATAGAATTTGACTCTACAGATATTCAATCTTTTAAAGAACTACTCATGTGGTGTTCCTCATGTCCTACATCTTCAAACTTACTTTTCTTATCAAGgacaaatttaaaacagaaatttggtAACTccactttttctgaaaaactgtctATTAATTGCACATGATCTTTCAAGTATAAATGAATCTATTTTTTATGATATTTTCTTTTATGTAGATACATTTACAGAAACCCATTGATGTCTTTCCCTGACACAGTTTTGGTAAGATTAATTTATTctgggtttggtttatttttttagaaaactaTATGCTTTATTGAGTTGTGCACATAATATCACATTTCCAGCTGTCACAAGAAATGGTATTTTTTACAGTTCAAAGCTACAAAAGGAGGCAACAATGCAAATGTAACAGTACATgataattcttttctttccagaaagaaaaatattaaaagagaatgtacacagaaggagaaaacaaatgtAGAAAAGGGAAGAGAACAAAAAAGTAACTAAAACTAGATGTCACCTTCTAAAGTTAAATAGTTCATACATTTTTTTAGGTCAGCAGAAAAAGCTAAAAAGTCCCTCTTGTGCAAAGGCAGAGAAGAACAAAGATACAGAAATCCATTACTCACAATCTAGGGAATTAAGTTCAAACTTCAGTAAATTCAAGGAGTGGGTAATGACTGTTTCTTTACTTCAAATAACAAAACTCTGTTGTTACTTTTGTGCCTCtacttccttttctctgtctttaaaatttctgtccttttttgcCATAACGTATTATCTCTGCATTGACTTATatgcccttttttctttccaaaatggaAAGTGGTATTTGCTTTCTTTAACTTGTATTTTATGAATTAGTGTTCCATGGAACCGTTGGGGTGGTACAGATTTAATTCTTCAGCAAATGAGGCATTGCCTCTTGGTCCTTGGTTAAAGGGTATTTAGCACCTTCTAAATAAGTGTATCTAAATACTTACCCCACTGGTCCTTCTTCAATACATTGTTTCATTCTCCACTTGCTTGCCTAAAAGGTAAGTTACAGTCCCTTCTTTACAGTGAtgcatttaaatatgttttgagCACCAGCTTTAAAATGCTTTCCTTGTGTTCATATTGCTAACTAGCCAAATATGAGCTAAGTACATGAGTAGTTTACCAAAGGAGAGGCTCCTCAGCAGTAATGGGGTAGGATCTCTCCTTAATTAGAAAATGGCATCTTAAGGACATCTGGATAAATGTAGATCAGGCTGTTTCCCTTGGGATGGGGTTATGTAGCAGGGGTAAGAAACTTCCACTGTCTGCAGTGCACATGAGCAGGTCAAGGAATTCACCTCTTGAAGATGATGGCAAGGATGGCAATGGCAGCAATTACCAAGAAGGCTAGACCACCAAGCGCTGAGCCCACGATAAGCGGCAGTCGGTCCTGCACCATCTCCGAGCGCTCCCCTAGCAAGGAagacacatgcatacacacacacaaatgcagagGACAGGAACTGTTAGAGTTTCCCTTCTACTCAACTAGGTCTCACCCACAACTCCATCCCTACCAGCCCTTTGCTTCCCAGGCTACTGCTGGCAGTTCAATGAATGCTTGACTTGGTTATCTCTTTACCCCTTCAGTCACTGTGCTTCTCCAGTGCCTTCCTTCCTACTTTTGAAAACCAGTGCTCCCTCTGAATCCACTTTTCCTTCCCTTGGTCCACTGACACCTGACTAGCCATTTAAGTACAGCTCTACACCTGGGCTTTGATCCCATTGTCCCCTATTAATTTAGCTTGTAGATGACATACATGAGTACCTTTGATCCAAACTAAAGAGTATCACAAGGTAATATGTTGCTCTCTGCACGAATAGATTGTGATACTGCTGGAAGGCAAGCTTCTGAGTATATGTCCTGTGTTCCACCTGTCTTTAAGACTTTCACAGAGCGTTCAGCTGTAAGACATCCTGGGACAGCTGGAGACTAAACTACAGCAGTGTATAGTGCTTTGTACTGTAACACCCTCCTAAAGAGAGTTCTGCTGACACACTGCTCCTGCTGGTCAGAGGTGCAGAGGCAACAAGGAGTAGGACTGGGGAATATGGTGGTAGTGTAAACAATATGCTCTGACAGCATAAAGCTTCTTTGAGTGAACAAATCTGTATCTGCAAATTATGATATACAGAAATACAAGTTGAGTAGGAGTGTCTGGCAGCAGTCCTCCAGAGGATAAGCTAATAGACTCACGGACACACACAAGTGAAAGATGGTCACATGAAGATCTGAGTACAAAATGGTAGCACTTACCTCCCACTGAAGTCTGGAAATACATCTTTCCACTGTATGGGCCATAGCCCACTGCTGTTCTAGCTCGTACTTGGAAGGCATAGATCTTGCCTGGGCTCAGATTTGATATGGTGGCCATGTTGGTTTCACTAGTCAAGGTGAATGAATTACCCTCATCTTCTGCCTGTGAATGTCAGTGACCAAAAGGAATGTGAGACTTCTGCTCACACTGCTTAGTCTCCTCATCAAAGAACGCTGGTTTCCATGTTGGCCCAATATTATTTGAATCTGTTACAGAGCCTCCCAAGCAAACTGCTATTCCAGACCTGACTTCTTTGCATACTGCTCGTTGCTCCTCACTGCTGCTTTTCATTCCCTTAGGCCTGGGCTTCCCACAAAGTTCTGCCAAAGACCCTCAGTCCTGACCTAAACAAGAGTGAGAGACAAAACTACGGTGTCCTGTGGTTCCTCGCTAAGCATATCCATAAAAAAAGACCTATACTGTCCTGAAATTTTGCTTTCTACAAGCTCCAAACTCACCTAGAAGAATCCAGAGCAAGAACACATGTAACACTACATCCAGGAAGCTGCCAGACATGTTATTACAAATAGCAGGCCCTTTTACTACTAGAAAAACAGTACCCCTGCACAATCTTGAAAACATATTTATGTGAAAAATCAAGAATATAGAATGGGAACTTGTCTGAAAAGCCCTGCATACCTCTTCCCCTCAAATCAGCTGGAATGAAAGATGTGAATGGAGAACAGCTTTGTATTTGCCACTTTGTAATTCCAGCACATAGCAGGTAACTGATATCTGCCACTTAGTGAATGAAAGAAAGTATTCCTTCTCCCAGGATTTCTTAGAGATGTCTGTTCAGGCATAGATGGGGACACAAGACTTTCCTTCACAAACACATGACAGAACGTTGCAGTGAGTCCAATTCCAATATACACATTTGGAAACTTCAGCTCTTTCCACTGTTATCTGTGTCAGCTGGTGCTAAACTTACGATTGTTAGCCACAGTTTTTTAGCTTAGCTACAagtatcttctctttttttatttgcattgtcCCTAGATGGTTCCAAGTTGGGATAGACTGATGTCAGATGAAGTGTATATTATGAACTTCTGGTTTTGCTACAGATTGTTCTTCCCTCACAATTGAAGCATTTTTCCCCACTTTATCAATCCTGATCCAGGGGTGTTACCTCCCAGACAGAAGATTTCCCTGTTCTCTTTTGCATAACCGCTATACAAGAATCAACACTGCATCACTTCCTGCTTACCTTGTCGAAGTAGCGTAGCTGGTAATCCAGGATGATCCCATTGGGCTGGTCTGGCTGAGGCCATGATAGTGTGATGCTATTAGTAGTACGACTCACCTGATGCATCATAGGGACAGCAGAGGGGACTggaataaaagagaggaaggagagaatgaAAAGTGATAAGCTTAACAATGAACTATAATTGAATATTCATTATGATGAGTTAATAAATTAGGTCAGTTCTTCCTTTAATTTCCTGTAATTTACATTATGAAGTACTTTATAAAATAACCAGAAAAAATCCAGGCATAATTCTCTCTACTGGGAGATATAGTCACTGACAACttggacagaaagaaaatgaagaaatccaCATCCAAATGATCATGCACAGGAATTATGAAATTATCTATATTGAGCTGGAATATTATTCTGATCTTCAAATCTGCAATTTTTCCATGCAAGGTGACAAGGTGTTCAGTGACACTGCCTTGTTCTAGGAGTACACTTGGACAAACAATGTGATAGTGGTCAGAGCAAAAGCAGAGCACgctatttctcttctgcttctcccccagatcataattctttttctggggaaaaaatcaaGTATGGGCTACCAGAGTAATGGAGGCTTTTCACTACCAGATCATGATTGCAAACCAGAAGACAGAGGCAGATGAGAACACGGATGTGTTAAGGAACAAACTTTGAAGCGTTCCTCAGTTCAGTGGTCCCAGTTCAGATGCAGATCATAGAGAATGAAAGCCTCTCATTTTCACAGCCTGATATGCAGCCTTGTGTTCAGACTTGCTCCTGGATCTCAGATCAATCTCTGTCAGGACTGTTGCCCAGATGTTAAAACTACCACTCTATTTGAGACTCTCAGTAACTCTGCAGGCCACTGAACCACATAAGCCCAGTCTGAATGGGCTTCTAACTATCACGACTGCCTGGAACCACCACCTAAAGGTCACTGTTAAGTGTGCCTGTGTGGAAGCTTCATATAtagtttttctgtctgttcttaAATAGCTTGCTAAGTTTCTGTCTTTTTGTGAACAGGCCAGCCTGGTATACTATCCAGATGCAGCTGTTAGCTCTCTTGATTCCAGAATGATATTAAGTGCTGTGTCAGATATTAATTATTGTAGGAAAATGTCAACTTCCCTTTATGTAGAAAGAAAGGAACTGGACATCAAACATAAAAGAGGGCTTTGGAAGCATAAATCTAAACCAGAAAGCAAGCAAGAACTTGTGTCTACCAATCTTAGAAAACTTGATTGGCTATTCTAAAACTCTGAAGTTCAGTTCAAGAATTTGAGACTTGTGTAATTGCCATTACTTCTCATTAACCTGAAACTCATTAAATCAGtaggaaggaaacaaaatgttatCTTGAAGATAATATGATTAATGATTTCAAACACTGTTCcctgaattaaaattaaattacaataaGAAACAATCCAAGCTACTATTTGGGgtagttttgcttttaatttttttgtcctcCTAGAGGCACCATTCACACGTTCTGAACACAACAGAAGTACAGAACACCTACTTAACAGCAGGCCCTTTCCTGAAGCAGTTAGTTCTTCTAAAAAATGTTCTCAGAGCAAGAAGGGAGATGAATGGTTGTTAAAGTCACTTGCACATGAAGCTTTCTGGACAATGAAAATCCACTTCTACAGAAAGCATCCATGAATttatacat
Protein-coding regions in this window:
- the LOC141917668 gene encoding ephrin type-B receptor 5, which translates into the protein MDSNAGISARRVAGMGWLWMVCFFHLVTSLEEILLDTTGETSEIGWTTHPSDGWDEVSVLDDKKRLIRTFEVCNVAEPGQNNWLRTHFIERHGAHRVHVRVRFSVRDCSSMRAVASSCKETFTLYYHQSEADTASQELPEWREGPWTKVDTIAADESFSQVDSTGKVVKMNVKVRSFGPLTKHGFYLAFQDSGACMSLVAVQVYFYKCPAVVKGFASFPETFAGGERTSLVESPGKCVPNAEETSMTGSPGVRLHCNGEGEWMVAIGRCTCKAGYQPVDEERACQACPLGFFKVSVGDDPCHLCPAHSHAPLPGSSECVCQNHYYRSASDNSDAPCTGIPSAPRDLSYEIVGSNVLLTWRLPKDLGGRKDVFFNVICKVCPAGSSGLCVRCGDSVQFEPRQVGLTESRVQVSNLLARVQYTFEIQAVNLVTELSSEAPHYATINVSTSQSVPSAVPMMHQVSRTTNSITLSWPQPDQPNGIILDYQLRYFDKAEDEGNSFTLTSETNMATISNLSPGKIYAFQVRARTAVGYGPYSGKMYFQTSVGGERSEMVQDRLPLIVGSALGGLAFLVIAAIAILAIIFKSKRRETPYTDRLQQYISSRGLGVKYYIDPSTYEDPNEAIREFAKEIDVSFIKIEEVIGSGEFGEVCFGRLKHPGKREYTVAIKTLKSGYTEEQRREFLSEASIMGQFEHPNVIHLEGVVTKSRPVMIVTEFMENGSLDSFLRQKEGQFSVLQLVGMLRGIAAGMHYLSDMNYVHRDLAARNILVNSNLVCKVSDFGLSRFLEDDASNPTYTGAPGCKIPIRWTAPEAVQYRKFTSSSDVWSYGIVMWEVMSYGERPYWDMSNQDVINAIDQDYRLPPPPDCPTVLHLLMLDCWQKERVQRPKFEQIVSALDKMIRKPSALKATGTGSSRPSQPLLSNCPPDFPSLSNAHEWLDAIKMSRYKENFDQAGLITFDVISRMTLEDIQRIGITLIGHQKKILNSIQLMRVHLNQLEPVEV